From Variovorax sp. J2L1-78, the proteins below share one genomic window:
- a CDS encoding leucyl aminopeptidase, whose product MDFQLKTLSTAQAATDKTDALIVLVPDGAKAAAPSKADALATAIDAVRQAGDLPAKAGKLLALYRPAGVTAPRVLLVGAGDGSAGAVRNAVGAAVQAVKAAAPKRVTLLLPSGMDGLAVRAAVIAAADASYVYTTTKPKVEARSIRQVVLGVADASAVKSAFAEASATVAGIELAKEWGNRPANHCTPTLLAGAAQALGALPRIQCEVLGPKEVAKLGMGSFAAVAQGSSEPLRFIVLRYQGAAKDQAPVVLVGKGITFDTGGVSMKPAAEMDEMKFDMCGAASVLGVFRALGELKPAINVVGLIPAAENMNDGKALKPGDVVTSMSGQTIEVLNTDAEGRLILCDALTYAKRFAPAAVIDIATLTGACVVALGGVRSGLFSSNEALATALSAAGDRAQDLCWRLPLDDEYAEGLKSNFADVANIAGRAGGAITAAKFLQRFAADYPWAHLDIAGTAWKSGSAKGSTGRPVGLLMSYLMARAAEGASAPAAPRKAARKARATP is encoded by the coding sequence ATGGACTTTCAACTCAAGACCCTCAGCACCGCCCAGGCGGCCACCGACAAGACCGACGCGCTGATCGTGCTCGTCCCCGATGGTGCGAAGGCGGCGGCGCCTTCCAAGGCCGATGCACTGGCCACGGCCATCGATGCGGTCCGCCAGGCCGGCGACCTTCCGGCCAAGGCCGGCAAGCTGCTCGCGTTGTATCGCCCGGCCGGTGTGACCGCCCCGCGCGTGTTGCTGGTCGGCGCGGGCGATGGCTCCGCCGGCGCAGTGCGCAATGCGGTCGGCGCGGCCGTTCAGGCGGTCAAGGCAGCCGCACCCAAGCGGGTCACGCTGCTGCTGCCATCGGGCATGGATGGCCTGGCCGTGCGTGCCGCCGTGATCGCCGCGGCCGACGCGAGCTACGTCTACACCACCACCAAGCCGAAGGTCGAGGCGCGCAGCATCCGCCAGGTGGTGCTCGGCGTGGCCGACGCGTCCGCCGTGAAGTCGGCCTTCGCCGAAGCCAGTGCCACGGTCGCCGGCATCGAGCTGGCGAAGGAATGGGGCAACCGGCCCGCCAACCACTGCACCCCGACGCTGCTGGCCGGGGCGGCCCAGGCGCTCGGCGCCTTGCCGCGCATCCAGTGCGAAGTGCTCGGTCCGAAGGAAGTCGCGAAGCTCGGCATGGGCTCGTTCGCGGCCGTGGCGCAGGGTTCGTCAGAACCGCTGCGCTTCATCGTGCTGCGCTACCAGGGCGCCGCCAAGGACCAGGCGCCGGTCGTGCTGGTCGGCAAGGGCATCACCTTCGACACCGGCGGTGTGTCGATGAAGCCCGCCGCAGAAATGGACGAGATGAAGTTCGACATGTGCGGTGCCGCCAGCGTGCTGGGCGTGTTCCGCGCGCTCGGCGAACTCAAGCCCGCGATCAACGTCGTGGGCCTGATCCCCGCCGCCGAGAACATGAACGACGGCAAGGCGCTCAAGCCGGGCGACGTCGTGACCAGCATGAGCGGCCAGACCATCGAGGTGCTCAACACCGACGCCGAAGGGCGCCTCATCCTGTGCGACGCGTTGACGTACGCCAAACGCTTCGCCCCGGCCGCCGTCATCGACATCGCCACCCTGACCGGTGCCTGCGTGGTCGCCCTGGGCGGCGTGCGCAGTGGCCTGTTTTCCAGCAACGAAGCGCTGGCGACGGCACTGAGCGCTGCCGGCGACCGCGCGCAGGACCTGTGCTGGCGCCTGCCGCTGGACGACGAATACGCCGAGGGGCTCAAGAGCAACTTCGCCGACGTGGCCAACATCGCAGGCCGCGCAGGTGGCGCCATCACCGCCGCCAAGTTCCTGCAGCGCTTCGCGGCCGATTACCCCTGGGCCCACCTCGACATCGCCGGCACGGCCTGGAAGAGCGGCAGCGCCAAGGGCTCGACCGGCCGGCCGGTCGGCCTGCTGATGTCGTACCTGATGGCCCGGGCGGCGGAAGGCGCGAGCGCGCCGGCCGCGCCGCGCAAAGCCGCCCGCAAGGCCCGTGCAACCCCCTGA
- a CDS encoding DNA polymerase III subunit chi, whose amino-acid sequence MTEIDFHFNTPDKVAYACRLLRKAVAARGARVVVVGDVSTIEAVDAALWQFSAADFIAHCRASAEPSVLARSPVVLMDGANAALPHQQVLLNLDATVPNGFERFERLIDIVTDDELDRRDARARWRHYADRGYAITRHQFQGGASR is encoded by the coding sequence GTGACCGAGATCGACTTCCACTTCAACACGCCCGACAAGGTGGCCTACGCCTGTCGGCTGCTGCGCAAGGCCGTGGCGGCGCGCGGGGCGCGGGTGGTGGTGGTCGGCGATGTGTCGACGATCGAGGCGGTCGACGCGGCGCTGTGGCAGTTCTCGGCGGCCGACTTTATCGCGCATTGCCGGGCCAGCGCGGAGCCGTCGGTGCTGGCACGCTCGCCCGTGGTGCTGATGGACGGCGCCAATGCCGCGCTGCCGCACCAGCAGGTACTGCTCAATCTCGATGCGACGGTGCCGAACGGCTTCGAGCGCTTCGAGCGGCTGATCGACATCGTGACCGACGACGAACTGGACCGCCGGGATGCGCGGGCGCGCTGGCGGCACTACGCCGACCGGGGCTACGCCATCACCCGGCACCAGTTCCAGGGGGGCGCTTCGCGATGA
- a CDS encoding branched-chain amino acid ABC transporter substrate-binding protein → MQMKWTAVALAALTLVACGKKEEAAAPAAAPAPTAAAPAAAPPGATLVVKIGHVAPTSGAIAHLGKDNELGAKMAIEDLNAKGLKIGDKTAKFELLAEDDAADPKQGTAVAQKLVDSKVNGVVGHLNSGTTIPASKLYSDAGIPQVSPSATNPKYTRQGFKTTFRVVADDTQLGGTLGKYAVETLKGKNIAVIDDRTAYGQGVAEEFEKAAKAAGATIVGHEFTTDKSTDFNAILTKLKGAKPDVLFFGGMDAVGGPMLKQVKQLGMTVKFMGGDGLCTAELAKLAGDAIGEDMVVCAEAGGVDGDFKAPLEAWKTKFKEKNGVEVQIYAPYVYDAVNVLAAAMVKAGSAEPEKYLPEVGKVDYKGLTGPITFDEKGDIKNGALTLYTYKGGARTQIAVVR, encoded by the coding sequence ATGCAAATGAAATGGACTGCGGTCGCACTGGCTGCTCTCACGCTAGTGGCTTGCGGCAAGAAAGAAGAAGCCGCTGCACCCGCCGCTGCGCCGGCACCCACGGCCGCTGCACCCGCTGCTGCACCTCCCGGCGCAACCCTGGTCGTCAAGATCGGCCACGTCGCTCCGACCAGCGGCGCCATCGCCCACCTGGGCAAGGACAACGAGCTCGGCGCCAAGATGGCCATCGAGGACCTGAACGCCAAGGGCCTGAAGATCGGTGACAAGACCGCCAAGTTCGAACTGCTGGCCGAAGACGACGCCGCCGATCCGAAGCAAGGCACGGCCGTCGCCCAGAAGCTGGTCGACAGCAAGGTCAACGGCGTGGTCGGTCACCTGAATTCGGGCACCACCATTCCCGCTTCCAAGCTGTACAGCGACGCGGGCATCCCCCAGGTCTCGCCATCGGCAACCAACCCCAAGTACACGCGCCAGGGCTTCAAGACCACGTTCCGCGTGGTGGCCGACGACACGCAACTGGGCGGCACGCTCGGCAAGTACGCCGTGGAGACGCTCAAGGGCAAGAACATCGCCGTGATCGACGACCGCACGGCCTACGGCCAGGGCGTGGCCGAGGAATTCGAGAAGGCTGCCAAGGCGGCCGGCGCCACCATCGTGGGCCACGAATTCACCACCGACAAGTCGACCGATTTCAACGCCATCCTGACCAAGCTCAAGGGCGCCAAGCCCGACGTGCTGTTCTTCGGCGGCATGGACGCGGTCGGCGGCCCGATGCTCAAGCAGGTCAAGCAACTGGGCATGACCGTCAAGTTCATGGGCGGCGACGGCCTGTGCACCGCCGAACTGGCCAAGCTGGCCGGCGATGCGATCGGCGAAGACATGGTGGTGTGCGCCGAAGCGGGTGGCGTCGACGGTGACTTCAAGGCACCGCTGGAAGCCTGGAAGACCAAGTTCAAGGAAAAGAACGGCGTCGAGGTCCAGATCTACGCGCCGTACGTGTACGACGCCGTGAACGTGCTGGCTGCTGCGATGGTCAAGGCCGGTTCCGCCGAGCCGGAGAAGTACCTGCCGGAAGTCGGCAAGGTCGACTACAAGGGCCTGACCGGCCCGATCACCTTCGACGAGAAGGGCGACATCAAGAATGGCGCCTTGACGCTGTACACGTACAAGGGTGGTGCACGCACGCAGATCGCCGTGGTGCGCTGA
- a CDS encoding putative bifunctional diguanylate cyclase/phosphodiesterase, whose amino-acid sequence MSKFSTGFSWWKRSRSLRVEIALGFGVVIALMLALGVAFYLSEQRSAKAIDKLLNSDNRMADLSLRSSLAMYKARDAENELLRSVDRLGVAAASARFLPAMQNHLLDMREYLASLRILSTDPQFRAQVARIEAQTEQYEDGVLARIAQHGKETPASPSSELGRHDVDTTAAIESSVEALHTAATKRALQTRADAERAATFSRWAAIAMVVLASLLGAAIAWIVSQRITRSITELIAFSRRVAAGDFSARAQQGRADEFGILASAMNQMAESIENSNVLLESSAGRLKHQATHDLLTGLPNRALLEDRLKQAISYADRYGRLMTVVSINLDGFKLVNDSLGRKAGDELLKVMAERMHQCLRSVDTVVRTGGDEFVIVLYDQPGDGTDVAPALQGLLEAIAEPVRIGDQGVQVTGSLGVATYPADGADADALLRNADAAMALAKASGRNNFQFYTAAMNGAIRDKLALREGLRHAVARGEFHLVYQPQVAMTSGQVTGVEALIRWQHPERGLVSPTEFIPLAEETGLIVPIGEWVLRTACFQNRAWQDAGLPAFNVAVNVSARQFRERTWIEQVDRALDDSGLDPRFLELELTESLIMEDLEKALLSMRTLQAMGVQLSIDDFGTGYSSLSALKRFPISRLKIDQGFVRGIPGDEEDKAIAKAIISLGHELDLKVIAEGVETLQQLAFLRANGCDEIQGYLFSPPVTPAECATLVNARFAVAQGD is encoded by the coding sequence TTGAGCAAATTCTCGACCGGCTTCTCGTGGTGGAAGAGATCGCGCAGCCTGCGGGTGGAGATCGCGCTGGGATTCGGTGTCGTCATCGCACTGATGCTGGCCCTGGGCGTGGCCTTCTATCTCAGCGAGCAGCGGTCCGCGAAGGCCATCGACAAGTTGTTGAACAGCGACAACCGGATGGCGGACCTGAGTCTGCGCAGCTCGCTGGCGATGTACAAGGCACGCGACGCCGAAAATGAACTGCTGCGGTCGGTGGACCGGCTTGGCGTGGCGGCGGCGAGCGCGCGTTTCCTGCCGGCCATGCAGAACCATTTGCTGGACATGCGGGAGTACCTGGCGAGCCTTCGGATCCTCTCGACCGATCCGCAGTTCAGGGCACAGGTCGCCCGGATCGAGGCCCAGACCGAGCAATACGAGGACGGCGTTCTCGCCCGCATCGCGCAGCATGGCAAGGAAACGCCAGCGAGCCCGTCATCCGAATTGGGCAGACACGACGTCGACACGACCGCTGCCATCGAATCCTCGGTCGAGGCGCTTCACACCGCGGCGACCAAGCGCGCACTTCAAACCCGCGCCGATGCCGAACGCGCTGCCACATTCTCGCGATGGGCCGCGATCGCCATGGTCGTCCTGGCCAGCCTGCTCGGCGCGGCGATCGCGTGGATCGTCTCGCAGCGCATCACGCGCTCCATCACCGAGCTCATCGCGTTTTCCCGGCGCGTGGCCGCGGGGGACTTCAGTGCCAGAGCGCAACAAGGCCGCGCGGATGAATTCGGCATCCTCGCGAGCGCCATGAACCAGATGGCGGAATCGATCGAGAACTCGAACGTGCTGCTGGAGAGCAGCGCTGGCCGATTGAAACACCAGGCCACCCACGACCTGCTGACGGGGCTGCCGAATCGCGCGCTGCTGGAGGATCGCCTCAAGCAGGCCATCTCCTATGCGGATCGCTATGGCCGGCTGATGACGGTGGTGTCCATCAACCTCGACGGCTTCAAACTGGTCAACGACAGCCTGGGCCGCAAGGCCGGGGACGAACTGCTGAAGGTCATGGCCGAACGCATGCACCAGTGCCTGCGCAGCGTGGACACGGTGGTGCGAACAGGTGGCGACGAATTCGTGATCGTTCTGTACGACCAGCCGGGCGACGGGACGGACGTGGCACCGGCTCTGCAAGGGCTGCTCGAAGCCATTGCAGAGCCGGTACGCATCGGCGACCAAGGGGTCCAGGTCACGGGCAGCCTGGGCGTGGCCACCTATCCCGCGGACGGGGCCGACGCCGACGCGTTGCTCAGGAACGCCGATGCCGCGATGGCCCTTGCCAAGGCATCGGGGCGCAATAATTTCCAGTTCTATACCGCCGCGATGAACGGCGCGATCCGCGACAAGCTCGCGCTGCGCGAAGGATTGCGCCACGCCGTCGCGCGGGGGGAATTCCACCTCGTGTACCAGCCCCAGGTGGCGATGACATCGGGCCAGGTGACCGGCGTGGAGGCATTGATCCGCTGGCAGCATCCGGAGCGTGGCCTGGTATCGCCAACCGAGTTCATTCCTCTGGCGGAGGAGACCGGACTCATCGTTCCGATCGGCGAATGGGTGCTGCGCACCGCCTGCTTCCAGAACCGGGCCTGGCAGGACGCGGGCCTGCCGGCCTTCAATGTGGCGGTCAACGTGTCGGCGCGGCAGTTCAGAGAGCGAACCTGGATCGAACAGGTCGATCGGGCACTGGACGACAGCGGGCTGGATCCCCGGTTTCTCGAACTGGAACTGACGGAAAGCCTGATCATGGAAGACCTCGAGAAGGCGCTGCTCTCGATGCGGACCCTGCAGGCCATGGGCGTGCAGCTGTCCATCGACGATTTCGGAACCGGCTATTCCAGCCTCAGCGCGCTCAAGCGCTTTCCAATTTCCAGACTGAAGATCGACCAGGGCTTCGTGCGCGGCATTCCCGGGGATGAAGAGGACAAGGCCATCGCCAAGGCCATCATCTCCCTCGGCCATGAGCTCGATCTCAAGGTCATCGCCGAAGGCGTCGAAACCCTCCAGCAGCTGGCGTTCTTGCGCGCCAACGGCTGCGACGAAATACAGGGCTACCTCTTCAGCCCGCCCGTGACGCCCGCCGAATGTGCCACCTTGGTCAACGCGCGCTTTGCCGTCGCACAGGGAGATTGA
- a CDS encoding TRAP transporter substrate-binding protein: MLIATWGFAAWVPAVRAEPVVLSLVHAAATTHPAHLAALQFARRVEERTQGQVRTEIFPASQLGSENELLQKVRLGAVDMDVSSMNYLIKYEKTFSVVVMPYLFDSYAHAHRVLDGPAMKWLAPLAEKQGFIILSNWEWGFRHLTNNKRPINGPDDVRGLKVRVPPVAELEATMESLGAQVSKVGFKELHQALSQGVVDGQENPLNVIYYNKLYEVQKHLALTRHVYYHTLHLMSAQSWAKLTPAEQLIVREESKAAGDGMRRKIIAEEEDLIAKMTAAGVKVTRPDPAPFRAATQRAREEIRRFAGDENVRTFLKMVDAERSP; the protein is encoded by the coding sequence ATGCTCATCGCGACATGGGGCTTCGCCGCCTGGGTTCCGGCGGTGCGGGCCGAGCCTGTCGTGCTGTCGCTGGTGCACGCCGCTGCCACCACGCACCCGGCCCATCTGGCGGCGCTGCAATTCGCCAGACGGGTCGAGGAGCGCACCCAAGGACAGGTGCGTACGGAGATCTTTCCCGCGTCCCAGCTCGGCAGCGAGAACGAGCTGCTGCAGAAGGTCAGGCTCGGAGCGGTCGACATGGACGTGAGCTCGATGAACTACCTCATCAAGTACGAGAAGACCTTCTCCGTGGTCGTCATGCCATACCTTTTCGACAGCTATGCGCATGCCCACCGCGTGCTCGACGGCCCGGCCATGAAATGGCTCGCGCCACTGGCCGAGAAGCAGGGATTCATCATCCTGTCCAATTGGGAATGGGGGTTTCGCCACCTCACCAACAACAAGCGTCCGATCAACGGGCCCGACGACGTGCGGGGCCTCAAGGTGCGCGTGCCGCCCGTGGCCGAACTCGAGGCCACCATGGAATCGCTGGGCGCTCAGGTCAGCAAGGTCGGCTTCAAGGAACTCCATCAGGCACTGTCGCAGGGCGTGGTCGACGGCCAGGAAAACCCGCTCAACGTCATCTACTACAACAAGTTGTACGAGGTCCAGAAGCACCTGGCCCTGACGCGCCATGTGTACTACCACACCCTGCATCTCATGAGCGCCCAGAGTTGGGCGAAGCTCACACCGGCCGAGCAGCTGATCGTGCGCGAGGAGAGCAAGGCGGCGGGCGACGGCATGCGCCGGAAGATCATCGCCGAGGAGGAGGACCTGATCGCCAAGATGACCGCCGCCGGCGTGAAGGTCACGCGCCCGGATCCGGCGCCGTTCCGCGCGGCCACGCAGCGCGCCCGCGAAGAGATCAGGCGCTTCGCGGGCGACGAGAACGTCCGCACCTTCCTGAAGATGGTCGATGCAGAGCGAAGCCCGTGA
- a CDS encoding putative bifunctional diguanylate cyclase/phosphodiesterase, with amino-acid sequence MSTPQNRRILLADDTPAIHEDFRKILLPAAMAADLGDLESALFGTTAKTSDVDFVLDGAFQGQEALAKVRDALAADAPYALAFIDMRMPPGWDGVETIEQLWLEDPRLQIVICTAYADQSWVEVFERLDARDRLLVLKKPFDAVEVRQLASALTMKWQMTEDAAFKMNQLEQAVEERTRELSDANIIVQNSPTILYRLRGEPAFPLIYISHNITKFGHEPAALLANPNWTDVLIDPADQAGVAAAMARVLEKDAEGASIEYRLCTGDGARRWVENRYVPVRDKEGRLIEVEGIVIDVTERKAAEEQLARLARTDGLTGLANRATLTERLHQAHAAAQRGSVPFALHYLDLDHFKEVNDTFGHPAGDLLLREVAQRLRTCTRETDLVARLGGDEFAVLQTEMAEPAAAGALAAKILEELARPYMLAGNEVHVSASIGICPFIPGSEGPDEMVGQADVALYRSKEHGRNQYHFHSENLDLEVRDRVKLGEDLKKAIEQEELELYYQPQVELSSGKIVGVEALLRWNHPQRGLLDAGAFVPIAERTGGIVVLGRWVLNQACRQMSVWREQGVAPPLVAINLSLGQLRQGSELIRDVTQSLEKWQLDPSALEFDVTESTLAQMTWTHNDVLPKLRALGVRIAIDDFGTEYSSFEYLRTYRVNHLKIAQSMLKRAVDDPDSAATVRAIMNLAREARIGIIVEGLETEAQLAFLHSTGSTTMAQGYYFSEAVVANEAGDFLRTGTMEQSERSKIDNQGAAA; translated from the coding sequence ATGAGCACGCCGCAGAACCGCCGCATTCTCCTGGCGGACGACACGCCCGCTATCCACGAGGACTTCCGCAAGATCCTGCTTCCGGCGGCGATGGCCGCGGACCTGGGCGATCTGGAATCTGCGCTGTTCGGCACCACGGCCAAGACGAGTGACGTCGACTTCGTGCTGGACGGCGCATTCCAGGGACAGGAGGCGCTCGCGAAGGTCCGCGACGCCTTGGCGGCCGACGCGCCCTACGCCCTGGCGTTCATCGACATGCGCATGCCTCCAGGATGGGACGGTGTCGAGACGATCGAGCAGCTGTGGCTCGAAGACCCGCGCCTGCAGATCGTGATCTGCACGGCCTATGCGGACCAGTCATGGGTCGAGGTCTTCGAGCGTCTGGACGCGCGCGATCGCCTGCTCGTGCTCAAGAAGCCGTTCGACGCGGTCGAGGTCCGTCAGCTCGCCAGCGCGCTCACGATGAAGTGGCAGATGACGGAGGATGCCGCCTTCAAGATGAACCAGCTCGAGCAGGCCGTCGAGGAGCGGACGCGGGAGTTGTCGGACGCCAACATCATCGTGCAGAACAGCCCGACCATCCTCTACCGCCTGCGCGGCGAACCTGCGTTCCCGCTGATCTACATCTCGCACAACATCACCAAGTTCGGTCACGAACCGGCGGCCCTGCTGGCCAACCCGAACTGGACGGACGTGCTGATCGACCCGGCCGACCAGGCCGGCGTCGCTGCCGCGATGGCGCGCGTGCTCGAGAAGGATGCCGAAGGCGCCTCGATCGAATACCGGCTATGCACGGGTGACGGCGCACGGCGCTGGGTCGAGAACCGCTACGTTCCGGTGCGCGACAAGGAGGGCCGGCTCATCGAGGTAGAGGGCATCGTCATCGACGTCACCGAGCGCAAGGCGGCGGAGGAACAGCTGGCACGGCTCGCGCGCACCGACGGGCTCACCGGCCTGGCCAACCGCGCCACCCTCACCGAGCGCCTGCACCAGGCCCACGCCGCAGCGCAGCGAGGCTCCGTGCCCTTTGCACTGCACTATCTCGACCTGGACCACTTCAAGGAAGTCAACGACACCTTCGGCCATCCGGCCGGCGACCTGCTGCTGCGCGAGGTGGCCCAGCGTTTGCGGACCTGCACCCGCGAAACCGACCTGGTGGCTCGCCTGGGCGGCGACGAGTTCGCCGTGCTGCAGACCGAAATGGCCGAACCGGCCGCTGCCGGCGCGCTGGCGGCAAAGATCCTGGAGGAGCTCGCGCGCCCCTACATGCTCGCCGGCAACGAGGTGCATGTGTCCGCCAGCATCGGCATCTGCCCTTTCATCCCGGGCAGCGAGGGGCCGGACGAAATGGTGGGGCAAGCCGACGTGGCGCTCTACCGGTCGAAGGAACACGGCCGCAACCAATACCACTTCCACTCGGAAAACCTCGATCTGGAAGTCCGCGACCGGGTGAAGCTCGGCGAAGACCTGAAAAAGGCGATCGAGCAGGAAGAGCTGGAGCTCTACTACCAGCCACAGGTCGAGCTGTCCTCCGGGAAGATCGTGGGCGTGGAAGCCCTTCTGCGCTGGAACCATCCACAGCGAGGCCTGCTCGACGCCGGCGCGTTCGTGCCGATCGCGGAGCGCACCGGCGGCATCGTCGTGCTGGGCCGCTGGGTCCTGAACCAGGCATGCCGGCAAATGAGCGTGTGGCGCGAACAGGGTGTGGCGCCGCCCCTGGTGGCCATCAACCTGTCGCTCGGGCAGCTCCGGCAGGGCAGCGAGCTGATTCGCGACGTGACGCAGAGCCTCGAGAAGTGGCAGCTCGATCCATCCGCTCTGGAGTTCGACGTGACCGAGTCGACGCTGGCCCAGATGACGTGGACCCACAACGACGTGCTTCCGAAGCTGCGCGCCCTCGGTGTTCGCATTGCGATCGACGACTTCGGCACCGAGTACTCGTCGTTCGAGTACCTGCGCACCTACCGCGTGAACCACTTGAAAATCGCGCAGTCGATGCTCAAGAGAGCCGTCGACGATCCGGACAGCGCGGCCACCGTTCGGGCCATCATGAATCTGGCGCGTGAAGCGCGCATCGGCATCATCGTCGAGGGGCTGGAGACGGAGGCGCAGCTCGCCTTTCTCCACTCGACCGGTTCCACGACGATGGCGCAGGGCTACTACTTCAGCGAGGCGGTGGTTGCCAACGAGGCCGGCGACTTTCTGCGCACGGGCACCATGGAACAGAGCGAACGCAGCAAGATCGACAACCAGGGGGCTGCGGCTTGA
- a CDS encoding sensor histidine kinase, which produces MSDITLQDPGVQDLSSQDEIARLNKIIRALMDRAERSANAQGSDFNLFQTTIMLEEQVLSRTAALEAALHENEQVNRVLRKTQADLVAAARSAGMAEIATNVLHNVGNVLNSVNVSAGLILSRVRASKLEGLARAAQLMNEHADDLGTFLASDAKGQMIPGYVRQLTPLLVAEQRAVVDELGALTKSVDHIKEIIAAQQTHASASRLIESIRIQELVEDALRMNATGLARHRVVMESGLAQIPALPLDRGRVLQVLMNLVRNARQSMEAAADDGAQLLLNAEIVGDETLRIRVTDTGIGIAPENLTQVFVHGFTTKKDGHGFGLHSAAIAAREMGGTLTVHSDGPGTGATFTLELPIREAAETA; this is translated from the coding sequence ATGTCTGATATCACGCTGCAGGACCCCGGCGTCCAAGATCTGTCCTCGCAGGACGAGATCGCCCGGCTCAACAAGATCATCCGGGCCCTGATGGACCGTGCCGAGCGCAGCGCCAACGCGCAGGGCTCGGACTTCAATCTGTTCCAGACCACGATCATGCTGGAAGAGCAGGTGCTCAGCCGCACGGCGGCGTTGGAGGCCGCGCTGCACGAGAACGAGCAGGTCAACCGGGTGCTGCGCAAGACGCAGGCCGATCTGGTGGCGGCCGCGCGCTCGGCCGGCATGGCCGAGATCGCCACCAACGTGCTGCACAACGTGGGCAATGTGCTCAACAGCGTCAACGTGTCTGCCGGGCTGATCCTCTCCAGGGTCCGTGCCTCCAAGCTGGAGGGGCTCGCACGTGCGGCGCAGCTGATGAACGAGCATGCGGACGACCTGGGCACCTTCCTGGCGTCCGACGCCAAGGGCCAGATGATCCCTGGCTACGTGCGCCAGTTGACACCGCTGCTGGTGGCCGAGCAGCGCGCCGTTGTCGACGAACTGGGGGCGCTGACCAAGAGCGTCGACCACATCAAGGAAATCATCGCTGCGCAGCAGACCCATGCCAGCGCCTCCAGACTGATCGAGTCGATACGGATCCAGGAGCTGGTGGAAGATGCCCTGCGCATGAACGCCACGGGCCTGGCGCGCCACCGGGTGGTGATGGAGAGCGGCCTGGCACAGATTCCCGCGCTGCCGCTGGACAGGGGCCGCGTCCTGCAGGTGCTGATGAACCTGGTGCGCAATGCCAGGCAATCGATGGAGGCGGCGGCGGACGACGGCGCGCAGCTGCTGCTGAACGCGGAGATCGTCGGAGATGAGACGCTGCGCATCCGCGTCACGGACACCGGGATCGGCATCGCCCCCGAAAACCTGACCCAGGTGTTCGTGCACGGATTCACCACCAAGAAGGACGGCCACGGCTTCGGGCTGCACAGCGCAGCGATCGCAGCGCGAGAAATGGGCGGCACGCTGACGGTCCACAGCGACGGGCCCGGTACCGGCGCCACCTTCACGCTCGAACTTCCGATCAGAGAAGCCGCGGAGACGGCATGA